The Planctomycetota bacterium genome includes a region encoding these proteins:
- the hrpB gene encoding ATP-dependent helicase HrpB, translating to MEPRLPVLDLEPELTARLRRSRRLVLSAPTGSGKSTQVPRMLLRGGFLDRGQAVLLQPRRLAARMLAARVARELDAPLGDLVGYQVRFENVTGPRTRIRFVTEGILLREMIRSPRLEGVAALVFDEFHERHLYGDLTLARALELQERERPDLAILVLSATLDVERVSRYLEPCEVLATEGRLYPVSVEYAPGEGPVWDRAAEAFARWAQRGGRGDVLIFMPGAYEIGRTLEALGERPESGGYLLFPLHGELPPAEQDAAVACYDRPKIVAATNVAETSITLEGVRLVVDSGLARVPRHDPARGLNTLFVEKISRASADQRAGRAGRTAPGTCVRLWGEREHAARPAREVPEIRRLDLSEALLLLQAAGVEDPRALRWLDPPEERAWAAAEELLGDLGALREGRLTEMGRRMAAFPLHPRTARMLLAAEAWGAVPEAALAAALSEGRELLLRNVDDETAAFREKILGGRAESDFELLRRAWEYAARHDFHPEACRRAGLHAGAARRVGPLRDQLLRIAEREGLDTRPRGASGEALARCLLAGFPDRVARRAEPGTLRCERVHGRRGLLARESAVRSAEFFVAAEIREIEGRGGEAQTLLSLAAPIEPAWLREAFPGDLEVRRHVFYDSAARRVVAEDQTRFRDLVLERRRVEPPPAEEAARLLAAEVRAGRLELPGWTEAVEQWIRRVNLLARACPELGIPPIDGEARDLLMQQVCAGAVSFKDLKERAVLPVARAWLSPAQQDLVDRHAPERLELANGRRPRVDYGAEEAPSVALTIQELYGVTRVPAIALGRVTPRVRILAPSRRPVQVTTDLEAFWAEQYPKVKKELQRRYPKHEWR from the coding sequence ATGGAACCGCGTCTTCCCGTCCTGGATCTCGAACCGGAGCTGACGGCCCGCCTGCGGCGGTCGCGCCGGCTCGTCCTTTCCGCGCCCACGGGGTCGGGCAAATCGACGCAGGTCCCCCGGATGCTCCTTCGCGGAGGGTTCCTCGACCGGGGCCAGGCCGTCCTCCTCCAGCCGCGCCGGCTGGCGGCGCGGATGCTGGCGGCCCGCGTCGCCCGGGAACTCGACGCTCCTCTCGGAGACCTCGTGGGCTATCAGGTGCGTTTCGAGAACGTCACGGGGCCCCGGACCCGGATCCGGTTCGTGACGGAGGGGATCCTCCTTCGCGAGATGATCCGTTCGCCGCGGCTGGAGGGCGTGGCCGCGCTCGTCTTCGACGAGTTCCACGAGCGCCACCTGTACGGGGACCTGACCCTGGCGCGGGCCCTGGAGCTTCAGGAGCGGGAACGCCCGGATCTGGCGATCCTGGTTCTTTCCGCGACGCTCGACGTCGAGCGCGTCTCGAGGTATCTCGAACCCTGCGAGGTTCTGGCGACCGAAGGGCGCCTTTACCCGGTTTCGGTCGAGTACGCGCCCGGGGAAGGTCCCGTGTGGGACCGCGCGGCCGAAGCGTTCGCCCGCTGGGCGCAGCGGGGCGGCCGGGGCGACGTCCTCATCTTCATGCCGGGAGCCTACGAGATCGGCCGGACGCTCGAGGCGCTCGGGGAGCGGCCCGAATCGGGGGGCTACCTGCTTTTTCCCCTGCACGGAGAACTTCCGCCGGCCGAGCAGGACGCCGCCGTGGCGTGCTACGACCGGCCCAAGATCGTGGCGGCCACGAACGTCGCGGAGACGTCGATCACCCTCGAGGGCGTCCGGCTCGTCGTGGACAGCGGCCTGGCCCGCGTGCCGCGCCACGATCCGGCGCGCGGCCTCAACACGCTGTTCGTCGAAAAGATCAGCCGCGCGTCCGCCGACCAGCGCGCCGGCCGGGCGGGACGGACCGCTCCCGGAACCTGCGTGCGCCTGTGGGGGGAGCGCGAGCACGCCGCGCGGCCCGCCCGGGAGGTTCCCGAAATCCGCCGCCTGGATCTTTCGGAAGCCCTTCTGCTGCTCCAGGCCGCGGGGGTGGAGGATCCCCGGGCGCTGCGGTGGCTGGATCCGCCGGAAGAGCGCGCCTGGGCGGCCGCGGAGGAACTGCTGGGCGATCTCGGGGCGCTACGGGAGGGGCGGCTGACGGAGATGGGCCGGCGGATGGCGGCCTTTCCGCTGCACCCGCGCACGGCGCGGATGCTCCTGGCGGCCGAAGCCTGGGGCGCGGTTCCGGAGGCGGCGCTGGCGGCGGCGCTGTCGGAGGGACGGGAGCTTCTTCTGCGGAACGTGGACGACGAGACGGCGGCGTTCCGGGAAAAGATCCTCGGCGGCCGCGCGGAGTCCGACTTCGAGCTTCTCCGGCGGGCCTGGGAATACGCCGCGCGGCACGACTTCCATCCCGAGGCCTGCCGCCGCGCGGGCCTTCACGCCGGGGCGGCGCGGCGCGTGGGGCCCCTCCGGGACCAGCTCCTGCGGATCGCCGAACGCGAGGGTCTGGACACGCGCCCGCGGGGGGCGTCCGGGGAGGCGCTGGCCCGCTGTCTTCTGGCGGGCTTCCCCGACCGGGTGGCGCGGCGGGCGGAGCCCGGGACGCTTCGGTGCGAGCGGGTTCACGGCCGGCGGGGGCTTCTGGCGCGCGAAAGCGCCGTGCGCTCGGCCGAGTTTTTCGTGGCGGCGGAGATCCGCGAGATCGAGGGGCGCGGCGGAGAGGCGCAGACGCTGCTTTCGCTGGCCGCCCCGATCGAGCCCGCCTGGCTCCGGGAGGCCTTTCCCGGGGATCTGGAGGTCCGGCGGCACGTGTTTTACGACTCCGCGGCGCGGCGGGTGGTGGCGGAGGATCAGACGCGGTTCCGCGATCTGGTCCTGGAACGCCGGCGGGTGGAACCGCCGCCGGCGGAGGAGGCGGCGCGGCTTCTGGCGGCGGAGGTGCGCGCGGGGCGGCTGGAGCTTCCCGGCTGGACCGAAGCGGTCGAGCAGTGGATCCGGCGGGTGAACCTTCTGGCCCGCGCGTGTCCGGAGCTCGGGATTCCGCCGATCGACGGGGAGGCCCGGGATCTTCTGATGCAGCAGGTGTGCGCGGGGGCGGTGTCCTTCAAGGACCTCAAGGAGCGCGCGGTGCTTCCCGTGGCGCGCGCCTGGCTGAGTCCGGCGCAGCAGGATCTCGTGGACCGGCACGCTCCGGAGCGCCTGGAGCTGGCCAACGGCCGGCGTCCCCGGGTGGACTACGGCGCGGAGGAGGCGCCGAGCGTCGCCCTCACGATTCAGGAGCTCTACGGCGTCACGCGCGTTCCGGCGATCGCGCTCGGGCGGGTGACGCCGCGGGTGCGGATTCTCGCCCCCAGCCGGCGGCCGGTGCAGGTGACGACGGATCTGGAGGCCTTCTGGGCCGAGCAGTATCCGAAGGTAAAGAAGGAACTTCAGCGCCGTTACCCGAAGCACGAATGGCGCTGA
- a CDS encoding cation:proton antiporter, whose amino-acid sequence MHATLLQDLGLCVLSATALAFVARWLRQPLLLAYIGAGLLIGPPGLKWIHDDRTIAQISELGLAFLLFIVGLEIDLKQLVRSGRVAALLGTVQVVACALLGWGVARALGYRGLPAVYLGVASAFSSTMIVVKLLSDKAELDTVAGRITLAVLLMQDVLAIVVLAVQPNVSNPALAPLGLSVLKGLGLAAGAILASRYVLPVLFRSVAKSPEILLIAAISWCFLVSYAAMRADFSIAMGALIAGVSISTFPYSLDVVARIRSLRDFFVTLFFVSLGMQISVGSARTLGVAAALSAAVLLGRFVPVVPTLRALRYGNRVALLTSLALAQVSEFSLVIVSLGLGLGHVDREIVSIVALALVATSTISTYLIQWNHAIVGATVRFLARRGQIDPQERETRAAGRRHHPIVIVGCHRAASSLVPLLAEDGKNFTVIDFNPEVHRRLTEMGIPCVYGDISHRDTLEHAGVEEAKVLISSISDDFLRGTSNLTLLKQLRGMNPHAAIIVRAEKVADARAMYDAGADYVLLPRHLLAEHIREILRRIDEGTLSEARAAERAALDRREEVVP is encoded by the coding sequence ATGCACGCGACCCTTCTTCAGGATCTCGGGCTCTGCGTCCTTTCGGCCACGGCGCTGGCGTTCGTGGCGCGGTGGCTCCGCCAGCCGCTCCTTCTGGCCTACATCGGCGCGGGGCTTCTCATCGGGCCGCCGGGCCTGAAGTGGATCCACGACGACCGGACGATCGCGCAGATCTCGGAGCTCGGCCTGGCCTTTCTTCTCTTCATCGTGGGGCTCGAGATCGACCTCAAGCAGCTCGTGCGGTCCGGCCGCGTGGCGGCGCTCCTGGGGACGGTCCAGGTGGTCGCCTGCGCCCTCCTCGGGTGGGGCGTGGCCCGGGCGCTCGGATACCGGGGCCTGCCGGCCGTCTATCTGGGAGTCGCCAGCGCGTTCAGCTCGACGATGATCGTGGTCAAGCTTCTGTCCGACAAGGCGGAACTCGACACGGTGGCCGGCCGGATCACGCTGGCGGTGCTTCTCATGCAGGACGTCCTGGCCATCGTGGTCCTGGCGGTCCAGCCGAACGTCTCGAATCCGGCGCTCGCGCCGCTGGGACTTTCGGTCCTCAAGGGGCTGGGGCTGGCGGCGGGGGCGATCCTCGCCAGCCGCTACGTGCTTCCGGTGCTCTTCCGGAGCGTCGCCAAGAGTCCCGAGATCCTCCTCATCGCGGCCATCTCGTGGTGTTTCCTTGTCTCGTACGCGGCGATGCGCGCGGATTTCTCGATCGCCATGGGGGCGCTCATCGCCGGGGTGTCGATCTCCACCTTCCCCTACTCCCTGGACGTCGTCGCCCGGATCCGTTCGCTGCGGGACTTCTTCGTGACGCTCTTTTTCGTCTCCCTGGGGATGCAGATCTCGGTGGGATCGGCCCGCACGCTCGGGGTAGCGGCGGCCCTCTCGGCGGCGGTGCTCCTGGGACGGTTCGTGCCGGTCGTGCCCACGCTTCGGGCGCTTCGGTACGGAAACCGCGTCGCTCTGCTGACGTCGCTCGCCCTGGCGCAGGTGAGCGAGTTTTCGCTCGTGATCGTCTCGCTGGGGCTGGGGCTCGGGCACGTGGACCGGGAGATCGTGTCCATCGTGGCGCTCGCGCTCGTGGCCACCTCCACGATTTCCACCTATCTCATCCAGTGGAACCACGCGATCGTCGGCGCGACGGTGCGGTTCCTGGCGCGCCGGGGCCAGATCGACCCGCAGGAACGCGAGACCCGCGCGGCCGGGCGCCGGCATCATCCGATCGTCATCGTGGGATGCCACCGCGCCGCGAGTTCCCTCGTTCCGCTCCTGGCCGAGGACGGCAAGAACTTCACGGTGATCGACTTCAACCCGGAGGTCCACCGGCGCCTGACCGAGATGGGGATCCCCTGCGTTTATGGGGACATCAGCCATCGGGACACGCTCGAACACGCGGGGGTCGAGGAGGCGAAGGTTCTGATCTCCAGCATTTCCGACGACTTCCTGCGCGGCACAAGCAACCTGACGCTGCTCAAGCAGCTCCGGGGGATGAACCCCCACGCCGCGATCATCGTGCGCGCGGAGAAGGTCGCCGACGCCCGGGCGATGTACGACGCGGGGGCGGATTACGTGCTTCTCCCGCGGCATCTCCTGGCCGAGCACATCCGGGAGATTCTGCGGCGGATCGA